The following coding sequences lie in one Nitrospiraceae bacterium genomic window:
- a CDS encoding response regulator, producing MRVNDKKVLVVDDDSYVREFLKEFFDFYGYNADCACSGDEAIMLVKKKRYHIVITEYIIQGISSIELIERIKNLNSSLPVIAMSCLCPEGEFLKTGADFFINKPIKFSVLKDILDKVSST from the coding sequence ATGAGGGTAAATGATAAAAAAGTCCTTGTTGTCGACGATGATTCTTATGTCAGAGAGTTTTTAAAGGAATTTTTCGATTTTTATGGATACAATGCAGACTGCGCCTGCAGCGGAGATGAGGCAATTATGCTGGTAAAAAAGAAGCGCTATCATATTGTTATAACAGAATATATTATTCAAGGGATTAGCAGTATTGAACTTATAGAAAGAATAAAAAACCTGAACTCGTCGCTGCCGGTAATAGCTATGAGTTGTTTATGCCCGGAAGGCGAGTTTCTAAAAACAGGAGCGGATTTTTTTATCAACAAGCCTATTAAATTCAGCGTGTTGAAAGATATTCTGGATAAGGTCTCGTCTACTTAG
- a CDS encoding metal ABC transporter ATP-binding protein, producing MNAIEINNLSTVLGRREILKDINLSLEQGKFLGIVGPNGSGKTTLLRVMLGLIRPSNGTIRIFNRLPEQGMKDGIFGYLPQHINLDMNFPASALDVVLMGLYGKLGILRWPSSKEKNKAMEYIKLIGMSGNENRQFYDLSGGEQQRISIARALINDPKVLILDEPSTGIDVVGQEDFYHLLKGLQKRFGLTIIMVSHDIGSVTAYVDEIACLNKTLYYHGAPLGAINEKMLEKLYGKNIEILMHTETCDKCERLKK from the coding sequence ATGAATGCAATAGAAATAAATAACCTGTCCACAGTTCTTGGCAGAAGAGAAATTCTGAAAGATATAAATCTCTCGCTCGAACAAGGTAAGTTTCTCGGAATTGTCGGACCAAATGGGAGCGGGAAAACAACTCTGCTCAGAGTGATGCTCGGTCTTATAAGACCTTCGAACGGCACAATCAGGATATTTAACAGACTCCCGGAACAAGGCATGAAAGACGGGATATTCGGTTACTTGCCGCAGCACATAAATCTTGATATGAATTTCCCTGCAAGCGCACTGGACGTTGTTCTTATGGGATTGTATGGAAAACTCGGGATATTAAGATGGCCTTCATCAAAGGAAAAAAACAAGGCAATGGAATACATAAAACTCATAGGTATGTCAGGCAACGAGAACCGCCAGTTTTATGATCTTTCAGGAGGGGAACAGCAGCGAATTTCTATTGCACGCGCTCTTATTAATGACCCGAAAGTCCTGATACTCGATGAACCAAGCACAGGGATCGATGTTGTAGGGCAGGAAGATTTTTATCACCTGCTTAAAGGACTTCAGAAAAGATTCGGGCTGACTATTATTATGGTCTCTCATGACATAGGATCAGTGACAGCTTATGTGGATGAGATCGCATGTCTGAATAAAACACTTTATTATCACGGAGCGCCTTTGGGTGCGATAAATGAAAAAATGCTGGAAAAACTTTACGGGAAAAATATCGAGATACTGATGCACACTGAGACATGCGACAAGTGCGAAAGGCTGAAAAAATGA
- the rfaE1 gene encoding D-glycero-beta-D-manno-heptose-7-phosphate kinase, giving the protein MDFTKIFSNFRKRKVLVIGDLVLDQYIWGNVNRISPEAPVPVVDVTSENFLLGGACNVANNISSLGGHVAVVGLVGKDMAGEMMKQLLQEKRVACYLFDDKRPTTIKARVVAHNQQVVRFDREEKSKISGNTLKAIIDCLRRMVPEYDAVIISDYKKGVVTPELIQEVMKAAKPRNRFVAVDPKMGHFHLYKNVSLITPNIMEASNGAGIEIKDEESLIKAGRILLKKLSCKAVLLTRGEDGMSLFEKGKVAHIPTVARQVYDVTGAGDTVIAAFALAHASGATLQQAAVIANHAAGIVVGEIGTAVTTTAKIIRSLKNSK; this is encoded by the coding sequence ATGGATTTCACAAAGATTTTTAGCAATTTCAGAAAAAGAAAAGTCCTTGTTATCGGCGATCTTGTGCTGGATCAGTACATATGGGGAAATGTTAACAGGATTTCACCAGAAGCGCCGGTTCCTGTTGTTGATGTAACATCAGAAAACTTTCTTCTGGGCGGCGCGTGCAATGTTGCAAACAACATCTCAAGCCTTGGCGGACATGTGGCGGTTGTTGGTCTGGTTGGAAAAGACATGGCCGGCGAGATGATGAAACAGCTTCTTCAGGAAAAAAGAGTTGCCTGTTATTTATTCGATGACAAAAGACCCACAACAATAAAGGCAAGGGTTGTTGCGCATAACCAGCAGGTTGTAAGATTTGACAGGGAAGAAAAGAGCAAAATATCAGGTAATACTCTCAAAGCAATAATTGATTGTCTGAGAAGAATGGTTCCTGAATATGATGCAGTAATAATATCTGATTACAAGAAAGGGGTGGTAACTCCTGAATTAATACAGGAAGTAATGAAGGCCGCAAAACCCAGGAACAGATTTGTTGCAGTAGACCCAAAAATGGGGCATTTCCATCTTTACAAAAATGTATCGCTGATTACACCGAACATAATGGAAGCATCAAACGGCGCAGGAATAGAAATAAAAGATGAAGAATCACTGATTAAGGCAGGCAGAATACTCCTTAAAAAACTATCATGCAAGGCCGTGCTTTTAACAAGAGGCGAAGACGGCATGAGTTTATTCGAAAAAGGAAAGGTCGCTCACATACCGACAGTTGCAAGACAAGTCTATGATGTAACAGGAGCTGGTGATACTGTAATTGCAGCATTTGCGCTTGCACATGCATCAGGGGCAACACTCCAGCAGGCAGCAGTTATTGCCAATCATGCAGCAGGAATAGTTGTAGGAGAGATCGGCACAGCAGTCACAACCACTGCGAAGATAATCAGATCATTAAAAAATTCTAAGTAG
- a CDS encoding MFS transporter, which translates to MNNSEKISALYFRDFRLFWFGQLISLSGTWMQAVAQGWLVYTLTKSPLYLGIAATASSLPILFFSLIGGIVADRFRKRNLIILTQALSIIPALALGMLTDLHIVTVYEVILLAFFLGVVNAFDMPARQSFLVEMVGKGNLLNAIALNSAAFNGARLIGPVIAGFVIANMSLPACFYLNALSFVAVIIGLSMIKTKGEIKTHSSGFFKDMMEGVHFIRKEKDVLYLMMLIASLSLFGIPFTSFLPVFAEDIFGAGAKGFGLLVSATGLGALTAGVMIAVRGDIRNKMRYMSIAALCFSVSLLFVSVSKVFSITLILLVCAGWGIVSFLATANSFIQLSSTDNLRGRLMSIYAIVFLGFTPIGSFMIGALSDSIGTTLAITFSSIVCLTASGLFLVRYLKTKKTDGILLINETDEY; encoded by the coding sequence ATGAATAACTCTGAGAAAATTTCGGCCCTCTATTTCAGGGATTTTCGTCTCTTCTGGTTCGGCCAGCTTATTTCCCTGTCAGGGACATGGATGCAGGCTGTTGCACAGGGCTGGCTTGTTTATACCCTGACAAAATCGCCTTTATATCTGGGCATTGCTGCAACTGCATCATCTCTGCCTATCTTATTTTTCAGTCTGATAGGCGGAATTGTGGCAGACAGATTCAGAAAAAGAAATTTGATAATCCTCACACAGGCGCTGTCGATAATCCCTGCATTGGCGCTGGGAATGCTCACAGATCTTCATATTGTTACAGTGTATGAGGTGATTCTGCTTGCGTTTTTTCTGGGCGTAGTCAATGCGTTTGATATGCCTGCAAGACAGTCATTTCTTGTTGAGATGGTGGGCAAAGGCAATCTGCTTAACGCAATTGCGCTTAATTCTGCTGCATTCAATGGTGCGCGGCTTATTGGACCTGTTATTGCAGGATTTGTAATAGCGAATATGAGCCTTCCGGCATGCTTCTATCTTAATGCCCTGAGTTTTGTTGCAGTGATAATAGGTCTTTCAATGATAAAAACAAAAGGTGAGATCAAGACTCATTCAAGCGGATTTTTCAAAGACATGATGGAGGGAGTGCATTTCATAAGAAAAGAAAAAGATGTTCTTTATCTTATGATGCTTATTGCTTCATTAAGCCTGTTCGGTATTCCATTTACAAGTTTTCTGCCTGTTTTTGCTGAAGATATTTTTGGCGCCGGCGCAAAAGGATTTGGTCTTCTTGTAAGCGCTACAGGGCTTGGCGCATTAACTGCTGGGGTTATGATTGCTGTCAGGGGCGACATCCGGAATAAGATGAGATATATGTCTATTGCAGCGCTATGTTTTTCAGTCTCGCTTCTTTTTGTATCTGTCTCAAAGGTTTTCAGCATCACCTTGATTTTGCTTGTGTGTGCGGGCTGGGGGATTGTGAGTTTTCTTGCAACAGCCAACAGCTTCATACAACTTTCTTCTACGGATAATCTGAGGGGAAGGCTGATGAGCATTTATGCTATCGTGTTTCTGGGGTTTACTCCGATAGGAAGTTTTATGATTGGAGCGCTGTCAGACTCTATCGGCACCACCCTTGCAATAACATTTTCATCAATAGTATGCCTTACTGCTTCAGGGTTGTTCCTTGTCAGATATCTGAAAACAAAAAAAACAGACGGCATATTGCTTATTAACGAGACAGACGAATATTAA
- a CDS encoding metal ABC transporter substrate-binding protein, whose translation MKRLFQIIISILLLFYAYESNAENIKVIASIYPVGDIAKNVGRDKIDVKVMLPPGASPHTFDLTPLDMAELARAKVFVKIGAGLEFWAEKALKTASNKNLAIVDLSDNIPLIYGIDSHEHKEKNSSRSVDPHFWLDPVFAKGFVDKILEALIKADPQNKNFYSHNAETYKKRLDKLHEEIAQRTGRFRTKEYVSFHSTWNYFSNRYGLKVTGVIEEAPGREPSPKHIAKIIRELKKLHTRVVFAEPQFNPKAAEVIADESGAKILFLDPIGDRNIKNRDTYIGLLRYNLSVMEEAMK comes from the coding sequence ATGAAAAGATTATTCCAGATAATTATATCAATTTTATTATTATTCTATGCTTATGAATCCAATGCAGAAAATATTAAGGTCATTGCCAGCATCTATCCTGTCGGAGATATCGCAAAAAATGTCGGAAGAGATAAAATCGATGTAAAGGTAATGCTTCCTCCGGGAGCCTCACCCCACACATTCGATCTGACGCCTCTCGATATGGCAGAGCTGGCAAGGGCAAAGGTCTTTGTAAAAATAGGCGCAGGGCTTGAGTTCTGGGCTGAAAAAGCATTAAAAACAGCTTCAAATAAAAATCTGGCTATTGTTGACCTCTCTGATAATATCCCACTTATTTATGGCATTGATTCGCATGAGCATAAGGAAAAAAATTCCAGCAGAAGCGTTGATCCTCATTTCTGGCTGGATCCTGTTTTTGCAAAAGGTTTTGTGGATAAAATCCTTGAGGCATTGATAAAGGCAGATCCTCAGAATAAAAACTTTTATTCACATAATGCCGAGACATATAAAAAAAGGCTGGATAAGCTCCATGAAGAGATAGCACAAAGAACAGGACGGTTCAGGACAAAAGAATACGTCAGCTTTCACTCCACATGGAATTATTTTTCCAACAGATACGGGTTAAAAGTTACAGGGGTTATAGAGGAAGCTCCGGGCAGAGAACCCAGCCCAAAGCATATAGCAAAGATCATTAGGGAGCTCAAAAAATTGCATACCAGGGTGGTCTTTGCAGAGCCTCAGTTCAATCCAAAGGCTGCTGAAGTAATAGCAGACGAGTCAGGAGCAAAAATACTCTTTCTCGACCCGATTGGAGACCGAAATATCAAAAACAGAGACACATACATCGGACTACTGAGATATAATCTCTCAGTAATGGAAGAGGCAATGAAATAA
- the rimI gene encoding ribosomal protein S18-alanine N-acetyltransferase — translation MKMKFTLREMTEADLPQVIEIENLSFSTPWSAESFKTEISSSSSIAKTAVSENYNVIGYICAKKILDEAHILNIAVHKNFREKGIARKLIQSVLDELRENECRILYLEVRASNNIARKLYESFGAEVIGLRKQYYTHPAEDAVLMKLKL, via the coding sequence ATGAAGATGAAATTCACTCTTAGGGAGATGACAGAGGCAGACCTGCCTCAGGTTATCGAGATAGAGAATCTCTCTTTCAGCACTCCGTGGTCAGCAGAATCTTTTAAAACAGAAATCTCAAGCAGTAGCTCTATTGCAAAAACCGCTGTTTCGGAAAACTATAATGTAATTGGATATATCTGCGCAAAAAAGATTCTTGACGAGGCCCATATTCTTAATATTGCAGTCCATAAGAATTTCAGAGAAAAAGGAATTGCCAGAAAGCTTATCCAAAGTGTACTTGATGAATTAAGGGAGAATGAGTGCAGAATTCTGTATCTTGAAGTCAGAGCATCGAATAATATTGCACGAAAGTTATATGAGAGTTTTGGGGCAGAGGTAATTGGTTTAAGGAAACAGTATTATACTCATCCGGCAGAAGACGCTGTATTGATGAAGCTTAAGCTTTAG
- a CDS encoding helix-turn-helix domain-containing protein produces MDTKHIGNMIRIARKTAGLSQMGLAEKIGISYQQIQKYEKGLSEIRISRLSQIANALGMPASRFISSDDEKMFVSESASLYGSLDDDEIKLLKLFRTIKDKKLKNVFLMAIKGAAELSEKKAKKTKA; encoded by the coding sequence GTGGACACGAAACATATTGGAAATATGATTAGAATTGCCAGAAAAACAGCCGGGCTATCTCAGATGGGATTAGCTGAAAAAATCGGAATTTCATATCAACAGATTCAGAAATATGAAAAAGGGTTAAGTGAAATCAGGATATCAAGACTCTCACAGATTGCTAATGCACTGGGCATGCCGGCCAGCAGATTTATATCATCAGATGATGAAAAAATGTTTGTGTCTGAATCCGCAAGTCTTTACGGTTCGCTAGATGATGATGAAATTAAATTACTCAAACTATTCAGGACCATAAAAGACAAGAAGTTAAAGAATGTGTTTCTCATGGCAATCAAAGGAGCTGCAGAATTGTCTGAGAAAAAAGCGAAAAAGACTAAAGCTTAA
- a CDS encoding metal ABC transporter permease yields the protein MTEILSYGFIQRSIITGIMVAILTGIISVFVVLRRVSFVGSGISHAAFGGVAIGFLAGINPLITAMIYSVIIAFSIERISSKGKVAEDTAIGIFFSSSMALGIVLISLSKSYNVDLFGYLFGSILAISESEMWFTIITSFVILIILSLIIKYLLLITFNEELAVVSGIPTNFIKSIFLVSMAVAIVMSIKVVGIILVSALLVIPGAVAQLLTRRFYPMLIISCLTALFSTIAGLYLSYRFDISPGGAIVLTLTALFFITLAKFKKK from the coding sequence ATGACAGAGATATTGTCATACGGATTTATACAGAGGTCAATCATCACAGGAATTATGGTGGCAATTCTTACAGGCATAATATCTGTATTTGTAGTCTTAAGAAGGGTATCTTTCGTGGGTTCAGGAATCTCTCATGCTGCATTCGGCGGAGTTGCAATAGGATTTCTTGCAGGAATAAATCCATTGATAACAGCAATGATATACTCGGTCATAATCGCCTTTTCAATAGAAAGGATCAGCTCAAAAGGCAAGGTTGCTGAAGATACGGCAATAGGCATATTCTTCTCAAGCTCAATGGCTCTTGGAATTGTTCTTATCAGTCTCTCAAAAAGCTACAACGTTGATCTCTTCGGATATCTTTTCGGAAGCATACTAGCAATAAGCGAAAGCGAAATGTGGTTCACAATAATCACATCTTTTGTAATCTTGATAATTCTGTCGCTGATAATCAAATATCTTCTGCTGATAACATTTAACGAAGAGCTTGCAGTTGTAAGCGGAATACCGACAAACTTTATTAAATCAATTTTTCTTGTTTCAATGGCAGTTGCGATCGTAATGTCTATCAAGGTCGTCGGGATAATCCTTGTATCAGCGCTTCTTGTTATTCCCGGCGCAGTAGCGCAGCTGCTGACAAGAAGATTCTATCCCATGTTAATAATTTCATGCCTCACAGCCCTGTTCTCCACAATAGCAGGCCTTTATCTCTCATACAGGTTTGATATTTCTCCGGGCGGCGCAATAGTTCTTACGCTGACAGCGCTGTTTTTTATCACCCTTGCTAAATTCAAGAAAAAGTGA
- the tsaB gene encoding tRNA (adenosine(37)-N6)-threonylcarbamoyltransferase complex dimerization subunit type 1 TsaB, with translation MKILAIDTSTMLGGVAIMDEEHLIAEGRLNVLSTHSERLMTEIEHCLKQAGLNISDIDVFGVTIGPGSFTGIRIGLSTIKGFAYSTAKPIVSIPTLDAFAWNFTHSKYPVCTMLDARRKEVYAALYKWEDNDFRKIMPEESSNPKNFLERVLSAIKSDKYIFAGEGTLLYKDKILSIFKERAVFPSPEKMAACPSNAAYLGLKKALKGDFSEPLTLTPLYIRKSEAELKFQTK, from the coding sequence ATGAAGATACTAGCGATAGATACATCAACAATGCTGGGCGGCGTTGCCATAATGGATGAAGAGCATCTTATTGCAGAAGGCAGATTAAACGTCCTGTCCACGCATTCAGAAAGGCTCATGACAGAGATAGAACATTGTCTTAAACAGGCGGGACTTAATATATCTGATATTGATGTGTTTGGCGTTACGATCGGTCCGGGCTCTTTCACAGGCATAAGAATAGGGCTGAGCACAATCAAGGGCTTTGCATATTCAACAGCAAAGCCAATAGTTTCCATTCCAACTCTTGATGCTTTTGCATGGAATTTTACTCACAGCAAATATCCTGTATGCACAATGCTTGATGCAAGAAGGAAAGAAGTTTATGCAGCATTGTATAAATGGGAAGATAATGATTTCAGAAAAATAATGCCCGAGGAATCATCAAATCCTAAAAATTTTTTAGAGAGAGTTTTATCAGCTATTAAATCCGATAAATATATCTTTGCCGGTGAAGGAACTCTGCTTTATAAAGATAAGATATTAAGTATTTTTAAAGAAAGAGCAGTTTTCCCTTCCCCTGAAAAAATGGCGGCATGTCCTTCAAATGCTGCGTATCTTGGACTCAAGAAGGCATTAAAAGGAGATTTTTCAGAGCCTTTAACACTTACCCCGCTTTATATCAGAAAGTCAGAAGCAGAATTGAAATTTCAAACTAAATGA
- a CDS encoding DUF4197 domain-containing protein — protein MKKICLFVILSLIFFVGISYAGFFDDLIKAVGSKTQKGTDNQTIVAGLKEALSIGSDNAVKKVSKLDGYFGNEMIKILMPEKIQKTADVLRKVGLQKQVDDFVLSMNRAAEKAAPQAFDYFVDAIKQMTFDDAKKILNGGDTAATEFFKEKTNDKIYKSFKPVISNSMNEVGVTRTYKNMIGKYEAIPLMKAESLDLDHYVTNKALDGLFYMIGEEEKKIRKDPMARVTDLLKTVFGK, from the coding sequence ATGAAAAAAATATGCCTTTTTGTAATCCTTTCTTTAATTTTTTTTGTTGGAATTTCTTATGCGGGTTTTTTTGATGACCTGATAAAAGCTGTTGGCAGTAAGACACAAAAAGGAACTGATAATCAGACAATAGTTGCAGGCTTGAAAGAAGCGCTCTCAATCGGCTCTGATAATGCAGTAAAAAAAGTATCAAAACTCGATGGATATTTCGGGAATGAGATGATAAAGATTCTGATGCCCGAAAAAATTCAAAAAACAGCTGATGTCCTGAGAAAAGTCGGTCTCCAGAAACAGGTCGATGATTTTGTATTAAGCATGAACCGTGCAGCCGAAAAAGCAGCGCCTCAGGCATTTGATTATTTTGTGGATGCGATTAAACAGATGACCTTTGACGATGCCAAGAAGATTCTAAACGGAGGAGACACTGCTGCAACAGAATTTTTCAAAGAAAAAACCAATGATAAAATATACAAGTCGTTCAAGCCCGTCATCTCAAACAGCATGAATGAGGTTGGAGTAACACGCACATACAAAAACATGATAGGAAAATATGAGGCGATCCCTCTAATGAAAGCAGAGTCCCTTGACCTCGACCATTATGTAACAAACAAGGCGCTTGACGGTCTTTTCTACATGATCGGAGAAGAGGAAAAGAAGATAAGAAAAGATCCAATGGCCAGAGTCACAGACCTTTTAAAGACTGTATTTGGAAAATAG